The Agrococcus sp. SGAir0287 DNA window TGATGGTCGCCATCACAGCACCTCCGGCGCGAGCGAGACGATCTTCATGAATCGCTTGTCGCGCAGCTCACGGCCGACCGGTCCGAAGATGCGGGTGCCACGGGGGTCACCGTCGTTCTTCAGGATCACGGCGGCGTTCTCGTCGAACTTGATGTAGGAGCCGTCGGGACGACGGGTCTCCTTCACCGTGCGGACGATGACGGCCTTGACCACATCGCCCTTCTTCACGTTGCCGCCCGGGATGGCGTCCTTGACCGTGGCGACGATGGTGTCGCCCAGGCCCGCGTAGCGACGGCCGGAGCCGCCGAGCACGCGGATGGTCAGGAGCTCCTTGGCCCCGGTGTTGTCGGCGACCTTGACGCGGGATTCCTGCTGCAGCATCTCTGTCTCCCCTGGCCTACTTGGCCTTCTCGAGGATCTCCACCAGACGCCAGCGCTTGGTGGCGCTCGTCGGGCGGGTCTCCGCGATCAGGACGCGGTCGCCGATGCCGGCGCTGTTCTGCTCGTCGTGGGCCTTGACCTTCGACGACGTGCGGATGACCTTGCCGTAGAGGGGGTGCTTCACGCGATCCTCGACCTCGACGACGATGGTCTTCTCCATCTTGTCGCTCACGACGTAGCCCTGGCGCGACTTGCGGTAGCCGCGCTGGACCGTGTCGGCTGCCTGTGCCTGCTCGGCCATCAGCTCTCCTCGACCTTCTCGGCCTCGGCGGCCTTCTTGGACTTCTTCTTGTCCGCGGCCTTCTCCACCGGCGCCGGCGAGGCGCTGATCCCGAGCTCGCGCTCGCGGATGACGGTGTAGAGGCGCGCGATGTCGCGCTTCACGGCGCGCACGCGGCCGTGGCTCTCGAGCTGGCCGGTCGCCGCCTGGAAGCGCAGGTTGAACAGCTCCTCCTTGGCGCGCTTCAGCTCGGCGACGAGACGCTCGTCGTCGAACGTGGCGAGCTCGACGGGCATGAGCTCCTTCGTTCCGATCGCCATTATGCGTCAGCCTCCTCGCGGGTGATGATGCGTGCCTTGAGCGGCAGCTTGTGGATCGCGCGGGTCATGGCCTCGCGAGCCAGCTCCTCGTTGACGCCGGCGACCTCGAAGAGGACGCGACCCGGCTTCACGTTCGCGACCCACCACTCGGGCGAGCCCTTGCCGGAGCCCATTCGGGTCTCGGCGGGCTTCTTGGTGAGCGGACGGTCGGGGTAGATGTTGATCCACACCTTGCCGCCACGCTTGATGTGACGCGTCATGGCGATGCGAGCGGACTCGATCTGACGGTTGGTCACGTACGCGGGCGTGAGGGCCTGGATGCCGAACTCGCCGAAGTTGACCTTCGTGCCGCCGGTGGCCTGGCCCGAGCGCTTCGGGTGGTGCTGCTTGCGGTGCTTGACGCGACGGGGGATCAGCATGATCAGCCCTCCGATCCGGCGTTCGAGTCGCGGCGGGGGCCACGACGCTCGGGACGCGACGACTTCTGGTTCGCCTGCTCGCGGGCGAGCTCGCGGTTGGTGATGTCGCCCTTGTAGATCCACACCTTCACGCCGATGCGACCGAACGTCGTCCGGGCCTCGTAGAAGCCGTAGTCGATGTTGGCGCGCAGCGTGTGCAGGGGCACGCGGCCCTCGCGGTAGAACTCCGAGCGGCTCATCTCGGCGCCGCCGAGACGGCCCGACACCTGGATGCGGACACCCTTGGCGCCGGCGCGCTGGGCGCCCTGGAGGCCCTTGCGCATCGCACGACGGAACGCGACGCGAGCGCTGAGCTGCTCCGCGATGCCCTGGGCGACGAGCTGCGCCTCGGCCTCGGGGTTCTTCACCTCGAGGATGTTCAGCTGGATCTGCTTCGACGTGAGCTTCTCGAGCTCGGCGCGGATGCGCTCGGCCTCCGCACCGCGGCGACCGATGACGATGCCGGGGCGAGCCGTGTGGATGTCCACGCGGACGCGGTCGCGGGTGCGCTCGATCTCGATGCGCGCGACGCCGGCCCGGTCGAGGCTCTTCTTGAGCATCTCGCGGATCTTGACGTCCTCCGCCACGTAGTCGGCGTAGCGCTGACCGGGCTTCGACGAGTCGGCGAACCAGCGCGACACGTGGTCGGTGGTGATGCCGAGGCGGAACCCGTACGGGTTGACCTTCTGTCCCATTGCTTCCTAGACCTCCGTCTCGGGCGTGGCCAGCACGACGGTGATGTGGCTCGTGCGCTTGTTGATGCGGAAGGCACGACCCTGCGCACGCGGACGGAACCGCTTGAGCGTGGTGCCCTCGTCGACGAACGCGCGGGACACGTACAGGTCCTGCTCGTCGAGGTACTCGTTCTGCGCGTCGGCCTTCACGCGTGCGTTCGCCATGGCCGAGGCCACGAGCTTGCGCACGGGCTCGGCGGCGCTCTGCGGCGCGAACGTGAGGATGGCCATGGCCTCCTCGGCCTGCTTGCCGCGGATGAGGTCCACGACGCGTCGGGCCTTCTGCGGGGTGATGCGGATGTGCCGCACCCGAGCGATCGACTCGATCATCTCTTCCTCCTGTCAGCGTCGCCGCGTCAGCGGCGACGGCCCTTCTTGTCGTCCTTCACGTGGCCGCGGAAGGTCCGCGTCGGCGCGAACTCGCCGAGCTTGTGACCGACCATCGACTCGGTGACGAACACCGGGATGTGCTTGCGGCCGTCGTGGACCGCGATGGTGTGACCCAGCATCGCGGGCACGATCATCGAGCGGCGCGACCAGGTACGGATGACGTTCTTGCTGCCGGCCTCGTTCTGACGGACCACCTTCTGGAACAGGTGGTCGTCGACGAACGGGCCCTTCTTCAGGCTGCGAGGCATCTTGGATTACTTCCGCTTCTTGTTCGTGGACCGGCGACGGACGATGAGCTTGTCGCTCTCCTTGTTGGGGCGACGGGTGCGGCCCTCCGGCTTGCCCCACGGGCTCACCGGGTGACGGCCACCGCTCGTCTTGCCCTCGCCACCACCGTGCGGGTGGTCGACCGGGTTCATCGCCACGCCGCGGACGGTCGGGCGGATGCCCTTCCAGCGGTTGCGGCCGGCCTTGCCCCAGTTGATGTTCGACTGCTCGGCGTTGCCGACCTCGCCGACGGTCGCGCGGCAGCGCGCGTCGACGTTGCGGATCTCGCCCGAGGGCAGACGCAGCTGCGCGTAGGGGCCGTCCTTGGCGACGAGTCGCACCGACGCACCGGCCGAGCGCGCCATCTTCGCGCCGCCGCCGGGGCGGAGCTCGATGGCGTGGATGACCGTTCCCGTGGGGATGTTGCGCAGCGGCAGGTTGTTGCCCGGCTTGATGTCCGCGCCGGCACCCGACTCCACGACGTCGCCCTGCGAGAGCTTGTTCGGGGCCAGGATGTAGCGCTTCGTGCCGTCCTCGAAGTGCAGCAGCGCGATGCGCGCCGTGCGGTTGGGGTCGTACTCGATGTGCGCGACGCGGGCGTTCACGCCGTCCTTGTCGTTGCGACGGAAGTCGATGACGCGGTACTGGCGCTTGTGGCCACCGCCGATGTGGCGGGTGGTGATGCGACCGGTGTTGTTGCGACCGCCCGTCTTGGGCAGCGGACGGAGCAGCGACTTCTCAGGGGTCGAGCGCGTGATCTCCGCGAAGTCGGCGACCGACGAGCCACGACGACCCGGGGTCGTCGGCTTGTACTTGCGAATAGCCATGTGTGTGGTCCTCTACCCTCAGCCGACAGCCGTGAAGATGTCGATCGAGCCGGAGCGGAGCGTGACGATGGCACGCTTCGTGTCCTTGCGCTTGCCCATGCCGAAGCGGGTGCGGCGCGTCTTGCCCTGGCGGTTGAGCGTGTTCACGCGCTCGACCTTGACGCCGAAGATCTTCTCGATGGCGAGACGGATCTCGGTCTTCGAGGCGCGCGGGTCGACCTCGAACGTGTAGCTGCCGCGGTCGATGAGCGAGTAGCTCTTCTCCGAGACGATCGGACGCAGGATGACGTCGCGCGGGTCCTTCTGGATGCTCATCGGTCCTACTCCTTCTCTGCCTCGGCGGCGTCGTCGGCCTTCGCCGACTTCGCCTTCGGCGCCTTCTTGGCGGGGGCGGCCTCGGCGGTCTCGTCGGCGTCGGCCTTCGCGGCCTTGGCCTTCGGCGCCTTCGTGGCGGGCTCGGCGACGGCGGTCTCGTCGGCGTCGGCCTTCGCGGCCTTCGCCTTCGGCGCCTTCTTCGCGGCCTCGACCTCGACGGTCTCGCCCGTGCGCGCCTCGACGAAGCCCTGGTAGGCGGCCTTCGTGAAGACGATGTCGTCGCTCACGAGCACGTCGTACGCGTTCAGCTGGTCCCACGTGAGCACGTGGACGTTGCCGAGGTTGCGCACCGACAGCCACGACGACTCCTCGTCGCGGTGCAGCACGACCAGCACGTTCTTCGACGTCGCCACCGACGCGAGCAGCGCCACGGCCGTCTTCGTCGAGGGGACGTCGCCGGAGACGAGCGACTCCACGACGTGGAGACGGCCGCCACGAGCGCGGTCCGAGAGCGCGCCGCGGAGCGCGGCGGCGATCATCTTCTTGGGGGTGCGCTGCGAGTAGTCGCGCGGCGTCGGGCCGTGCACGACGCCACCGCCACGGTGCTCGGGCTGGCGGATCGAGCCCTGGCGCGAACGGCCGGTGCCCTTCTGCTTGAACGGCTTGCGACCGGCGCCGGAGACCTCGCCGCGGTTCTTCGTCTTGTGCGTGCCCTGGCGCGCGGCAGCGAGCTGCGCCACGACCACCTGGTGGATGAGGGGCACGTTCGTCTGGACGTCGAAGAGCGACTCGGGCAGCTCGAGCGAGCCGGCCTTCGCACCCTTGGCGTCGAGGACGTCGACCTTGTTCGCCATGATCAGGCTCCCTTCACGGCGTTGCGGACGAAGACGATGCGGCCGCGAGCACCGGGGACGGCGCCCTTGACGAGCAGCAGACCCTTCTCGGCGTCGACGGCGTGCACCGTGAGGTTCTGGACGGTGACGCGGTCGCCGCCCATGCGGCCGGCCATGCGCATGCCGCGGAAGACGCGCGAGGGCGTCGACGAGGCACCGATCGAGCCGGGCTTGCGGTGGTTGCGGTGCGCACCGTGCGATGCCGAGACGCCCGCGAAGTTGTGGCGCTTCATGACGCCGGCGAAGCCCTTGCCCTTGGACGTGCCCACGACGTCGACCTTCTGGCCGGCCTGGAACACGTCGACCGCGATCTCCTGGCCGAGCTCGTACTCGGAGGCGTTGGCGGTGCGGACCTCGGTGAGGTGGCGGCGCGGCGTCGTGCCGGCAGCCTTGAAGTGACCGGCCTTGGGCTGGTTCACCTTGCGGGGGTCGATCGAGCCGAACGCGATCTGGATCGCGTCGTAGCCGTCACGCTCGGGCGTGCGGATCTGCGTGACCACGTTGGGCGTGATCTCGACGACGGTGACGGGCACGAGCTTGTTCTGCTCGTCCCACACCTGCGTCATGCCGAGCTTCCGGCCCAGCAGACCCTGAGTCGTTGCGAGGGTGGACATGCGGTTCCTTAGAGCTTGATCTCGATGTTGACGTCGGCAGGGAGGTCGAGGCGCATGAGCGAGTCGACCGCCTTCGGCGTCGGGTCGACGATGTCGATGAGGCGCTTGTGCGTGCGCTTCTCGAAGTGCTCGCGGCTGTCCTTGTACTTGTGGGGCGAGCGGATGACCGCCACCACGTTCTTCTCGGTCGGCAGCGGCACGGGGCCCACCACCGTCGCGCCCGCACGGGTCACGGTGTCGACGATCTTCCGCGCCGACGAGTCGATGACCTCGTGGTCGTACGACTTCAGTCGGATGCGGATCTTCTGTCCCGCCATGGCTGTCCTTCTCTCATCGACGCGCAGCCGGCATCCCGGACCGCGCATTTGAGCACTGCTGTGCGCCCTGTTCTTCTGTCAACGCCCCGAGGGGCATGCCGATCCTCCGCAGGACATGCCTGCAGAGCTTCGGCGAAGTGATGTCGATCTGCACGCGGCCCAGGATCGTTCGTCCTGTGCACAGCCGAGCAGTGAGCCGCGATCGCGGCGTCTGCAACCTGACGATTCTCGCATGGGTGCGGGAGTGCGTGCAACCCGGGCGTGTCGCATCGGCCGCGAGGGGGCGTCGCGCTGTCCTGCGGCGTGCCGAGGGTGGGTGGGCGGCCGATGTGCGTGATCGGCGCGCGCCGGGGGTCGACGCGCTGCGACGGCAGCGGAGCGGGGGGCGGCGGGCGCGCGCCTCGCTGCGTTCGTGGGGCGGGCGGATCGGCGTCCTGGCCCGGCCGCCGCGCGGCGAGCCACCGTCCTCGTCGTGCGGGTCGCTGCGCTCCCCGCAGGCACCGACCCGGTGGGGCGGGGCGTGCCCACCACGAGCCGCCGTCTCGCAGGAGCACCGGGTCTCGTGACGCGGAGGCGCTGCGCGCCTGCGCTCCTCGACCAGCTGGAGGTGCGACGACCCGATCTCGCGCCGAGGGGGACGCCCACCCCAGCTGGTCGAGGAGGCCCCGAGCGCCAGCGAGGAGCCGTCACGAGACCCGCGCCACCGACGAACGCCGCGCGAGCGACGCCCCGCGCGGCACGACGGGTCTCGTGACGCGGAGGCGCCGCGCGACTGCGCTCCTCGACCAGCTGGGTGTGCAGCTGGTCGAGGAGGCCCCGAGCGACGGCGAGGAGTTGTCACGAGGCCCGAGCCACCGCAGGACGGCTGCGCCCCGAGTCGTCAAGCCAGGCGGCGGGTCTCGTGACGCGTGCCCGCCTCGGCGCGGATCGGTATCGTCGCCGCATGCCCGAGGACGTCCGCCAGACCGCCCGTTCCAGCCGCGACGCGATGCACGTCGACCCGCTGTGGCCACGGGCCGGCGGCTGGCCCGACCTCGGCGACGAGCCCGTGGACGCCGTGCTCGTCGGCCTCGGCACGCATGCGACGAGCATCTCGCCCACCGGCGCGCACGCGACGCCGCTCGCCGTGCGGGAGGCGCTCGCCCGCTTCGCGCCGCACGCCGCCGGCGCCGATCTCGACGCGCTGCGCGTCGCCGACGCGGGCGACGCCGCCGACCCCGATGGCGACGAGGACGCGGCGGCCGCCCTCGTCGAGCGCGCCGTCGCTCGCTCGCGGCTCGCGATCGTGCTCGGCGGCGACAACGCCGCCACCGTGCCCGCGGCGCTCGGTTCGTGGCGCGGCGTCGGGGTCGCGCCGGCGGGCGCCGGCCTCGTCACGCTCGACGCGCACCACGACCTGCGCGACGGACGATCGAACGGCTCCCCCGTGCGCCGCCTCGTCGAGGCGGGTCTCTCCGGTGCGCGGATCGTGCAGGTCGGCATCCAGGACTTCGCGAACTCGCGCGCGTACGCCGACCGGGCTGCCGACCTCGGCATCGCCGTCGAGACGCGCGCGGCGGTCGAGGAGGAGCCCGTCGCCGCGATCGTCGAGCGCGCGCTGACCATCGCGGGCGGCGTCTCCGGCCCCATCCACGTCGACGTCGACGTCGACGTCGTCGACCGGGCCGCGGCGCCGGGCTGCCCGGCATCGATGCCCGGCGGCATCTCCGCGTGGCGGCTGCGCGCCCTCGTCCGCGCCCTCGCTCGCGACCCGCGCGTCCGCTCCCTCGACCTCACCGAGGTGGACGCGACGGCCGACGCCGCCGACGGCCGCACGGTGCGGCTCGCGGCGCTCTGCGTGCTCGAGGCCCTCGCGGGCCTCGCCGAGCGCGAGCGGTAGGCGGCGCGTCCCCCTCGTTCGCACGCCTCCCCGATCAGCCGGTCGAGGAGCGCGCGAGCCGCCAGGCGAGCACGCGTCACGAGACCGCGCGACGGCACCTCCCGCCCAGCCATGCGCGCGGTCGCGTCGAGCGGGCATCTCGCGTGGTCTCGTGACGGCTGCAGCCTTCGGCTGCGGCCTCCTCGACAAGCTGGCGGGTGCAGGACGATGCGCGTGACCCTTTCGAGGCTCGCTGCGCTCGCACCTCAAGGGGTGCTGTGACCACCCCCACGCAGCCGGTCGAGGAGCGCGCGAGCCGCCCGGCGAGCACGCGTCACGAGACCACGCGACGGCACCTCCCGCCCAGCCATGCGCGCGGTCGCGTCGAGCGGGCATCTCGCGTGGTCTCGTGACGGCTGCAGCCTTCGGCTGCGGCCTCCTCGACCAGCTGGTGGGTGCGCGACGATGCGCGTGACCCTTTCGAGGCTCGCTTCGCTCGCACCTCAAGGGCCGGATCTTGGAGCCACCCCGATCAGCCGGTCGAGGAGCGCGCGAGCCGCCAGGCGAGTACGCGTCACGAGACCGCGCGACGGCACCTCCCGCCCAGCCATGCGCGCGGTCGCGTCGAGCGGGCATCTCGCGTGGTCTCGTGACGGCTGCAGCCTTCGGCTGCGGCCTCCTCGACCAGCTGGTGGGGGAGGCACATCGATGGGCGTGACCCTTTCGAGGCTCGCTGCGCTCGCACCTCAAGGGCCGGTCGTACGACAGTCGTCCCCGAGCAGCCGATGATGGTACGGCCGAGGACCGTCACACCACCCGCTCGCCCGCCCTCCAGACCGCGTGGGTGAGCGGCACGCCCGCGCGATAGGCGAGATGGGCCACCGATGGGGCGTCGAGCACGTGGAGGTCGGCGCGGGCGCCGACGCGGATGCGGCCGAGGTCCGGGCGCTCCGGCGCGGGCTCGTCGCGTCCGAGCGCGATCGCGCCGCCGAGCGTCGCGGCGCGCACCGCCTCCGTCACCGTGAGGCGCTGCTGCAGCACCGCCGTCGCGACGCAGAACGCCATCGAGGTCGTGTACGAGGTGCCCGGGTTCGCGTTCGTCGCGATCGCGATCGTCGCGCCCGCGTCGACGAGCGCTCGCGCCGGCGCGAGCGGCATGCGCGTCGACAGGTCGCACGCGGGCAGCAGCGTGGCGACCGTGCCGCGCGCCCCACCCGTCCACGACGCGGCGAGCATCGCGATCTCCTCGTCGGACACGAAGCCCACGTGGTCGACGCTGCGCGCGCCGAGCTCGACCGCGAGGCGGACGCCCGGCCCGGGGCCCAGCTGGTTGCCGTGCACGCGCAGCGCGAGCCCCGCATCCCTGCCCGCCTCGAGCACGCGGCGCGACCGCGCCTCGTCGAAGGCCCCGCGCTCGCAGAACACGTCGATCGCGTCGACGTGCGGCAGGACGGCGGCGAGCATCGGGCCGACGACCTCGTCGAGGTACGCGTCGGCGTCGCGCCCGTCGGGCACGAGGTGCGCGCCGAGGAACGTGACGGCGTCGGCGCGCGTCGCGGCGATGCGCGCCGACCGCGCCTCGTCGGCGACGGTGAGGCCGTAGCCCGTCTTCGTCTCGAACGCCGTCGTGCCGCCGCGCGCCATCTCCTCGACCAGGCGGTCGTAGCGCGCCTGCAGCTCGGCGTCCGTCGCCGCCCGCGTCGCCGCGACCGTCGTCGCGATGCCGCCCGCCGCGTAGGCCTCCCCCGCCATCCGCGCCTCGAACTCGGCGCCGCGGTCGCCCGCGAAGACGAGGTGCGTGTGCGCGTCGACCCAGCCGGGCAGCGCCGCACGACCGGCGACGTCGACGCGGTCGTCGGCGGCGGGCGCCGCCGACGACCGGCCCACCCACGCGACGACCTCGCCGTCGAGCACCACGGCGGCGTCGTCGAGGCGGCCGCCCGGATGCGCGTCGTCGTTCGTCGTGAGCTCCGCGATGCCCGTGACGAGGGTCGCGGGCATCAGGACTCCCGCATGGGGATGCGGATGCCGTGCTCGGCCGCGAAGGTCTCCGCCTCCTCGTAGCCGGCGTCCGCGTGGCGCAGCACGCCCATCGCCGGGTCGTTGCGCAGCACGGCCTCCAGCCGCTCCGCCGCCAGCTGCGTGCCGTCGGCGACCGTCACCTGCCCGGCGTGGATCGAGCGGCCGATGCCGACGCCGCCGCCGTGGTGGATCGAGACCCAGCTCGCGCCCGACGCCGTCGCCGTGAGCGCGTTGAGCAGCGGCCAGTCGGCGATCGCGTCGGAGCCGTCCTTCATCGCCTCCGTCTCGCGGTACGGGCTCGCGACCGATCCCGAGTCGAGGTGGTCGCGGCCGATGACGATCGGCGCGGACAGCTCGCCCGACGCCACCATCGCGTTGAAGCGGAGCCCCGCGAGGTGGCGCTGCTCGGCGCCGAGCCAGCAGATGCGGGCGGGCAGCCCCTGGAAGTGGATGCGCTCCCCCGCCATCTCGATCCAGCGGCGCAGGTGCGCGTCGTCGCCGAAGAGCTCGAGGATCGCCGCGTCCGTCCTCCGGATGTCCTCCGGGTCGCCCGAGAGCGCGACCCAGCGGAAGGGACCCTTGCCGTGCGCGAAGAGCGGCCGGATGTAGGCGGGCACGAAGCCTGGGAAGGCGAACGCGCGGTCGTAGCCGCCCAGCTGCGCCTCCGCACGGATCGAGTTGCCGTAGTCGAACACCTCGGCGCCGGCGTCCTGGAAGCCGACCATGGCCTCGACGTGGCGCGCCATCGCGGCGCGCGCCTGCGCGACGAAGGTCTCGGGGTCGCGCGTGCGCGCCGCATCCCAGTCCTCGAAGGCAACCTCGAGCGGCAGGTACGCGAGCGGGTCGTGCGCGCTCGTCTGGTCGGTCACGACGTCGATGGGGGCGCCCATCGCGAGCAGCGCCGGGAACGCCTCGGCGGCGTTGCCCAGGACGCCGATCGACAGGGCGCGGCCCTCGTCGCGCGCGCGGACCGCACGCTCGACGGCGTCCTCGACGGAGTCGGCGAGCTCGTCGAGGTAGCGGTGCTCGATGCGGCGCTGGATGCGGGACGCGTCGACCTCGACGCAGATCGCGACGCCGTCGTTCATGGTCACGGCGAGCGGCTGCGCACCGCCCATGCCGCCGAGCCCCGCCGTGAGCGTGATGGTGCCGGCGAGCGAATCGCGGCCGAGGGCGCGCGCGACGGCGCCGAACGTCTCGTACGTGCCCTGCAGGATGCCCTGCGTGCCGATGTAGATCCATGATCCGGCCGTCATCTGGCCGTACATCATCAGCCCCTCCGCCTCGAGCCTGCGGAACTCGGGCCACGTCGCCCAGTCGCCGACGAGGTTCGAGTTGGCGATGAGCACGCGCGGGGCGCGTTCGTGCGTGCGCAGCACGCCGACGGGCTTGCCCGACTGCACGAGCATCGTCTCGTCGTCCTCGAGCGTCTCGAGCGTGCGCACGATCGCGTCGTACGCCGCCCACGAGCGGGCCGCCTTGCCGGTGCCGCCGTAGACGACGAGCGCGTCGGGGTGCTCGGCGACCTCGGGGTCGAGGTTGTTCTGCAGCATCCGCAGCACGGCCTCCTGCTGCCACCCCTTCGTGTGCAGCTGCGTGCCGCGGTGCGCGCGCACGGGGCGCGGGCCGCTCGTTCCGGGACCGGTCATCGGTCGCTCCTTCCGTGAGCGTCGGCGGCTGCCGGCGCGAGGTCGTGGATGCGGGCGGCCTCGAGCACGGCGCCCGAGGCGACGAGGGATCGGACGGCCGCGACGTCGGGCGCGAGGAAGCGATCGGCGCCGGCGCCGGGCACGTGCTCGCGGATCGCCGCGATCACGGCGCCCGTGCGCTCGCCCGGTGCCGCGTCGCGCAGCTCGATGCCGCGCGCGGCCGTCATGAGCTCGATCGCGAGCACCTGCTCGAGGCCGTCGATCGCGCGACGCAGCTTCCGCGCAGCACCCCACCCCATCGACACGTGGTCCTCCTGCATGGCGCTCGAGGGGATGGAGTCGACGGATGCGGGCATCGCGAGCCGCTTGAGCTCGGAGACGATGCCCGCCTGCGTGTACTGGGCGATCATGAGGCCCGAGTCGACGCCGGGCTCGGCGGCGAGGAACGGCGGCAGGCCGTGGCTGCGCGCGGGGTCGAGGAAGCGGTCGGTGCGGCGCTCGCTCATGGAGGCGACGTCGGCGACGACGATCGCGAGGAAGTCGAGCACGGCCGCGACGGGCGCCCCGTGGAAGTTGCCGTTCGACACGATGCGACCGTCGAGCGTCACGACGGGGTTGTCGATGGCGGAGACGAGCTCGACCTCGGCGACGCGCGTCGCGTGGTCCGCGGTGTCGCGCGCCGTGCCGTGCACCTGCGGTGCGCAGCGCAGCGAGTAGGCGTCCTGCACGCGCGTGTCCTCGGGGCCGGCGTGGCTCGCGACGATGGGGCTGCCGGCGAGGAGCCCGCGGATGCGGGCGGCGCTCGCCGCCTGCCCGGCGTGCGGGCGCAGGGCCTGCAGGTCGGCGGCGAAGGGTGCGTCGGTGCCGAGCAGCCCCTCGACGCTCATCGCGGCAGCGAGGTCGGCGGCGTCGAGCAGGCGGGCGAGGTCGTCGAGCGCGAGGCACAGCATGCCGAGCATGCCGTCGGTGCCGTTGACGAGGGCGAGGCCCTCCTTCTCGGCGAGGACGACGGGCTCGATGCCCGC harbors:
- the rplN gene encoding 50S ribosomal protein L14; translated protein: MLQQESRVKVADNTGAKELLTIRVLGGSGRRYAGLGDTIVATVKDAIPGGNVKKGDVVKAVIVRTVKETRRPDGSYIKFDENAAVILKNDGDPRGTRIFGPVGRELRDKRFMKIVSLAPEVL
- the rpsC gene encoding 30S ribosomal protein S3 gives rise to the protein MGQKVNPYGFRLGITTDHVSRWFADSSKPGQRYADYVAEDVKIREMLKKSLDRAGVARIEIERTRDRVRVDIHTARPGIVIGRRGAEAERIRAELEKLTSKQIQLNILEVKNPEAEAQLVAQGIAEQLSARVAFRRAMRKGLQGAQRAGAKGVRIQVSGRLGGAEMSRSEFYREGRVPLHTLRANIDYGFYEARTTFGRIGVKVWIYKGDITNRELAREQANQKSSRPERRGPRRDSNAGSEG
- the rpsJ gene encoding 30S ribosomal protein S10, which codes for MAGQKIRIRLKSYDHEVIDSSARKIVDTVTRAGATVVGPVPLPTEKNVVAVIRSPHKYKDSREHFEKRTHKRLIDIVDPTPKAVDSLMRLDLPADVNIEIKL
- the hutI gene encoding imidazolonepropionase — its product is MPATLVTGIAELTTNDDAHPGGRLDDAAVVLDGEVVAWVGRSSAAPAADDRVDVAGRAALPGWVDAHTHLVFAGDRGAEFEARMAGEAYAAGGIATTVAATRAATDAELQARYDRLVEEMARGGTTAFETKTGYGLTVADEARSARIAATRADAVTFLGAHLVPDGRDADAYLDEVVGPMLAAVLPHVDAIDVFCERGAFDEARSRRVLEAGRDAGLALRVHGNQLGPGPGVRLAVELGARSVDHVGFVSDEEIAMLAASWTGGARGTVATLLPACDLSTRMPLAPARALVDAGATIAIATNANPGTSYTTSMAFCVATAVLQQRLTVTEAVRAATLGGAIALGRDEPAPERPDLGRIRVGARADLHVLDAPSVAHLAYRAGVPLTHAVWRAGERVV
- the rplV gene encoding 50S ribosomal protein L22, translated to MIESIARVRHIRITPQKARRVVDLIRGKQAEEAMAILTFAPQSAAEPVRKLVASAMANARVKADAQNEYLDEQDLYVSRAFVDEGTTLKRFRPRAQGRAFRINKRTSHITVVLATPETEV
- a CDS encoding arginase family protein, which encodes MPEDVRQTARSSRDAMHVDPLWPRAGGWPDLGDEPVDAVLVGLGTHATSISPTGAHATPLAVREALARFAPHAAGADLDALRVADAGDAADPDGDEDAAAALVERAVARSRLAIVLGGDNAATVPAALGSWRGVGVAPAGAGLVTLDAHHDLRDGRSNGSPVRRLVEAGLSGARIVQVGIQDFANSRAYADRAADLGIAVETRAAVEEEPVAAIVERALTIAGGVSGPIHVDVDVDVVDRAAAPGCPASMPGGISAWRLRALVRALARDPRVRSLDLTEVDATADAADGRTVRLAALCVLEALAGLAERER
- the rplP gene encoding 50S ribosomal protein L16, translated to MLIPRRVKHRKQHHPKRSGQATGGTKVNFGEFGIQALTPAYVTNRQIESARIAMTRHIKRGGKVWINIYPDRPLTKKPAETRMGSGKGSPEWWVANVKPGRVLFEVAGVNEELAREAMTRAIHKLPLKARIITREEADA
- the rplC gene encoding 50S ribosomal protein L3, producing MSTLATTQGLLGRKLGMTQVWDEQNKLVPVTVVEITPNVVTQIRTPERDGYDAIQIAFGSIDPRKVNQPKAGHFKAAGTTPRRHLTEVRTANASEYELGQEIAVDVFQAGQKVDVVGTSKGKGFAGVMKRHNFAGVSASHGAHRNHRKPGSIGASSTPSRVFRGMRMAGRMGGDRVTVQNLTVHAVDAEKGLLLVKGAVPGARGRIVFVRNAVKGA
- the rplB gene encoding 50S ribosomal protein L2; amino-acid sequence: MAIRKYKPTTPGRRGSSVADFAEITRSTPEKSLLRPLPKTGGRNNTGRITTRHIGGGHKRQYRVIDFRRNDKDGVNARVAHIEYDPNRTARIALLHFEDGTKRYILAPNKLSQGDVVESGAGADIKPGNNLPLRNIPTGTVIHAIELRPGGGAKMARSAGASVRLVAKDGPYAQLRLPSGEIRNVDARCRATVGEVGNAEQSNINWGKAGRNRWKGIRPTVRGVAMNPVDHPHGGGEGKTSGGRHPVSPWGKPEGRTRRPNKESDKLIVRRRSTNKKRK
- the rplW gene encoding 50S ribosomal protein L23 translates to MSIQKDPRDVILRPIVSEKSYSLIDRGSYTFEVDPRASKTEIRLAIEKIFGVKVERVNTLNRQGKTRRTRFGMGKRKDTKRAIVTLRSGSIDIFTAVG
- the rpsQ gene encoding 30S ribosomal protein S17, whose amino-acid sequence is MAEQAQAADTVQRGYRKSRQGYVVSDKMEKTIVVEVEDRVKHPLYGKVIRTSSKVKAHDEQNSAGIGDRVLIAETRPTSATKRWRLVEILEKAK
- the rpmC gene encoding 50S ribosomal protein L29, with translation MAIGTKELMPVELATFDDERLVAELKRAKEELFNLRFQAATGQLESHGRVRAVKRDIARLYTVIRERELGISASPAPVEKAADKKKSKKAAEAEKVEES
- the rpsS gene encoding 30S ribosomal protein S19 encodes the protein MPRSLKKGPFVDDHLFQKVVRQNEAGSKNVIRTWSRRSMIVPAMLGHTIAVHDGRKHIPVFVTESMVGHKLGEFAPTRTFRGHVKDDKKGRRR